The following are encoded in a window of Aquipuribacter hungaricus genomic DNA:
- a CDS encoding ABC transporter permease, whose product MPSDRVLDSPARRRAARTASLAVLPLETVGPDPGFVGGLRSAVRGVVEYREMLGLLVRRELKARYKDSSLGFLWSLLRPLTTLIVYYVAIGKFLQAERNTPEFAIYLFSGLTIWMLFQEIIASGTGSILGNAGLIKKVYLPREVFPLAAVGSSLFNFVTQLAILLAAVVLTGFPTGERWLYAPMSLLIVLTWGLGLSLMLSALNVYLRDVQYLVEIVLMTLFWASPVVYPWKFVADALPGWAEQIYLANPVTAAVLGMQKTFWLAGDTAGENGSMALFPADHLTRMGIMVLVGLVLIVVGQRVFARLQADFAQEL is encoded by the coding sequence GGGTGCTCGACAGCCCGGCCCGGCGGCGGGCGGCGCGCACCGCGTCGCTCGCGGTGCTGCCGCTGGAGACCGTCGGACCGGACCCGGGCTTCGTCGGCGGCCTGCGCTCGGCCGTCCGTGGCGTCGTGGAGTACCGCGAGATGCTCGGCCTGCTCGTCCGCCGGGAGCTCAAGGCCCGGTACAAGGACTCCTCGCTCGGCTTCCTGTGGAGCCTGCTGCGGCCGCTGACGACCCTGATCGTCTACTACGTCGCGATCGGCAAGTTCCTCCAGGCCGAGCGGAACACCCCCGAGTTCGCCATCTACCTGTTCTCCGGGCTCACCATCTGGATGCTGTTCCAGGAGATCATCGCCTCGGGCACGGGGTCCATCCTCGGCAACGCCGGCCTCATCAAGAAGGTGTACCTGCCGCGCGAGGTGTTCCCCCTCGCAGCCGTCGGGTCGTCGCTGTTCAACTTCGTCACCCAGCTGGCCATCCTCCTGGCCGCGGTCGTCCTCACCGGGTTCCCGACGGGCGAGCGGTGGCTGTACGCCCCGATGTCGCTGCTCATCGTCCTCACCTGGGGCCTGGGCCTGTCGCTCATGCTGTCGGCGCTCAACGTGTACCTGCGCGACGTGCAGTACCTCGTGGAGATCGTCCTGATGACGCTGTTCTGGGCTTCCCCCGTCGTCTACCCGTGGAAGTTCGTCGCGGACGCGCTGCCGGGGTGGGCGGAGCAGATCTACCTCGCGAACCCGGTGACCGCCGCGGTGCTGGGCATGCAGAAGACGTTCTGGCTCGCCGGGGACACCGCTGGCGAGAACGGGAGCATGGCCCTGTTCCCTGCCGACCACCTCACCCGGATGGGGATCATGGTGCTCGTCGGGCTCGTCCTCATCGTGGTCGGCCAGCGCGTGTTCGCCCGGCTGCAGGCCGACTTCGCCCAGGAGCTGTGA
- a CDS encoding ABC transporter ATP-binding protein: MTTPLVTPAGGGSGSAAAPEDVTVIEVAGVSKRFVIHKDKSLKERVVNAARSRRHREDFWALRDVDLSIQAGSTVGLIGPNGAGKSTLLKTIGGILQPSSGTVRRRGRLAALLELGAGFHPDLTGRENVYLNASILGLSTAQTDGFFDEIVAFSGIEEFIDTQVKFYSSGMYVRLAFSVAVHVDPDVLLVDEVLAVGDEPFQRKCMDRIRRFQADGRTIVLVTHALDQVVDVCDRAVVLEHGVIAFDGAPADATRYLRGEYVAQDEANLEAARERAAETEEAPRTAGARVVSVRVLDREGYQLQEASSGDPVTFEVTLDVPSRSDDLVVGVGLATLSGQGLWGTNTKLMGRRFSVDAGRSTVRLDVAALHVGTGQYEVHGAVAAWDGPEVDRLARGQIITVDGPEASAGILGIEPRTVVVEHA, translated from the coding sequence ATGACCACTCCCCTCGTCACCCCCGCCGGCGGTGGCAGCGGCAGCGCCGCCGCGCCCGAGGACGTCACCGTCATCGAGGTCGCCGGGGTCTCCAAGCGCTTCGTCATCCACAAGGACAAGTCGCTCAAGGAGCGGGTGGTCAACGCCGCCCGGTCCCGCCGCCACCGCGAGGACTTCTGGGCCCTGCGCGACGTCGACCTGTCCATCCAGGCCGGCTCGACGGTCGGGCTCATCGGCCCGAACGGCGCCGGCAAGTCCACGCTGCTCAAGACCATCGGCGGGATCCTCCAGCCGTCGTCCGGCACGGTGCGCCGGCGGGGCCGGCTCGCGGCGCTGCTCGAGCTCGGGGCAGGGTTCCACCCCGACCTCACCGGCCGCGAGAACGTCTACCTCAACGCCTCGATCCTCGGCCTGTCGACCGCCCAGACCGACGGGTTCTTCGACGAGATCGTCGCGTTCAGCGGCATCGAGGAGTTCATCGACACCCAGGTGAAGTTCTACTCCTCCGGCATGTACGTCCGGCTGGCGTTCTCGGTCGCCGTCCACGTCGACCCGGACGTCCTGCTCGTGGACGAGGTGCTGGCGGTGGGCGACGAGCCGTTCCAGCGCAAGTGCATGGACCGGATCCGGCGCTTCCAGGCCGACGGCCGGACGATCGTCCTCGTCACGCACGCCCTGGACCAGGTCGTCGACGTCTGCGACCGGGCGGTCGTGCTCGAGCACGGCGTCATCGCCTTCGACGGCGCCCCGGCGGACGCCACCCGCTACCTGCGCGGGGAGTACGTCGCCCAGGACGAGGCCAACCTGGAGGCCGCGCGCGAGCGGGCCGCCGAGACCGAGGAGGCGCCGCGGACAGCGGGCGCCCGCGTCGTGTCGGTGCGGGTCCTGGACCGCGAGGGGTACCAGCTGCAGGAGGCCAGCAGCGGCGACCCGGTGACGTTCGAGGTCACGCTCGACGTGCCGTCGCGCTCCGACGACCTCGTCGTCGGCGTCGGGCTCGCCACCCTGAGCGGCCAGGGCCTGTGGGGCACGAACACCAAGCTCATGGGTCGCCGGTTTTCCGTCGACGCCGGGCGCAGCACCGTGCGGCTGGACGTCGCCGCGCTGCACGTGGGCACGGGGCAGTACGAGGTCCACGGCGCGGTCGCCGCCTGGGACGGGCCCGAGGTGGACCGGCTCGCGCGCGGGCAGATCATCACCGTCG